In a single window of the Diospyros lotus cultivar Yz01 chromosome 10, ASM1463336v1, whole genome shotgun sequence genome:
- the LOC127811491 gene encoding proteasome subunit alpha type-2-B, with product MGDSQYSFSLTTFSPSGKLVQIEHALTAVGSGQTSLGIKAANGVVIATEKKLPSILVDETSVQKIQTLTPNIGVVYSGMGPDSRVLVRKSRKQAEQYHRLYKEPIPVTQLVRETAAVMQEFTQSGGVRPFGVSLLVAGFDDKGPQLYQVDPSGSYFSWKASAMGKNVSNAKTFLEKRYTDDMELDDAVHTAILTLKEGFEGQISEKNIEIGIIGTDKKFRVLTPSEIADYLEEVE from the exons ATGGGAGATAGTCAGTACTCATTCTCTCTAACTACGTTCAG TCCTTCTGGGAAGCTTGTCCAAATTGAACATGCCTTAACAGCCGTTGGATCTGGCCAAACATCTTTGGGGATTAAAG CTGCTAATGGTGTTGTTATTGCAACAGAGAAAAAGCTACCATCTATCTTAGTTGATGAAACGTCG GTGCAAAAGATTCAGACTTTGACCCCTAACATTGGAGTCGTATACAG TGGGATGGGTCCTGACTCTCGAGTTCTAGTTAGGAAGAGTAGGAAGCAAGCTGAACAATATCATCGACTATACAAA GAACCAATTCCAGTCACTCAACTTGTAAGGGAAACCGCTGCTGTTATGCAGGAGTTTACTCAGTCTGG TGGTGTTCGACCATTTGGTGTTTCGCTGTTGGTTGCTGGGTTTGATGATAAGGGTCCACAGCTGTATCAG GTGGATCCATCAGGTTCATACTTCTCTTGGAAAGCTTCAGCGATGGGGAAGAATGTCTCTAATGCTAAGACATTTCTTGAGAAGAG GTACACGGATGACATGGAGCTTGATGATGCTGTCCACACGGCAATCTTGACCCTGAAGGAGGG ATTTGAAGGGCAGATCTCTGAAAAGAACATCGAGATTGGGATAATTGGCACTGACAAAAAATTTAG AGTGCTAACACCATCTGAAATTGCCGATTACCTGGAGGAAGTTGAGTAG